The following are from one region of the Qipengyuania flava genome:
- a CDS encoding sodium-dependent transporter, which produces MVATTTPTGDGWSSRTAFILAAVGAAVGLGNIWRFPTLAGENGGGAFVLFYIGCVFLLGLPLVLSEIFIGRVGQTDAVGSIRRVAAQSKASPSWSIFGAVGALAAFLIVSFYSVVAGWVLYYAGVMGADLFSAIMEGDPFRGALVGESQDQIQQRLGDMFANPGLLLGMHFLFMGLTLYIVARGVSSGIEKAATYLMPMFFVLLLGLVLYGAIEGDIGDAVAFLFTPDWSKLTPQVMNSALGQALFSLSLGVAGLITYGSYIREDSGLGPTAGLIAFADTTVALLAGLMIFPIVLAVGLDPAAGPTLVFQTLPFAFQTMPGGALFGFLFFVLILVAAITSSISLLEVPTAYGIGERGWSRPKSALIFGGGAFLIGIACLLGYNVWADVRPLGFWSLFENTDILDTVDGFTGKVMLPIGALLTSIFIGWKADENLLRTTTGLSPLAFNLWRFLIAWLCPIAVAIILVTGLFPSILGA; this is translated from the coding sequence ATGGTCGCTACGACGACTCCGACCGGCGATGGCTGGTCCTCGCGCACTGCCTTCATTCTTGCAGCGGTGGGCGCTGCGGTTGGCCTGGGCAATATCTGGCGCTTTCCGACGCTCGCCGGCGAGAACGGCGGCGGTGCCTTCGTGCTCTTCTACATCGGCTGCGTGTTCTTGCTCGGCCTGCCGCTGGTGCTGTCGGAAATCTTCATCGGCCGCGTCGGGCAGACCGACGCCGTCGGGTCGATCCGCCGGGTTGCAGCGCAGTCCAAGGCTTCGCCCAGCTGGTCGATCTTCGGCGCGGTCGGCGCTCTCGCTGCATTCCTGATCGTGTCGTTCTACTCGGTCGTTGCGGGCTGGGTGCTTTATTATGCCGGTGTGATGGGAGCGGATTTGTTCTCAGCGATCATGGAAGGCGATCCCTTCCGCGGCGCGCTGGTGGGCGAGAGCCAGGACCAGATCCAGCAGCGCCTCGGCGACATGTTCGCCAATCCCGGACTGCTGCTCGGCATGCATTTCCTCTTCATGGGCCTGACGCTCTACATCGTCGCGCGCGGGGTGAGTTCGGGCATCGAAAAGGCCGCGACCTACCTCATGCCGATGTTCTTCGTCCTGCTGCTGGGCCTGGTGCTCTACGGCGCTATCGAAGGCGACATCGGCGATGCCGTGGCTTTCCTGTTTACGCCAGACTGGTCGAAGCTGACCCCGCAGGTGATGAACTCGGCGCTCGGCCAGGCGCTCTTCTCGCTCTCGCTCGGTGTTGCGGGCCTGATCACCTATGGCTCCTACATCCGCGAAGACAGCGGCCTTGGCCCCACGGCCGGCCTGATCGCCTTTGCCGACACCACCGTCGCGCTGCTTGCTGGCCTGATGATCTTCCCGATCGTGCTGGCCGTGGGCCTCGATCCGGCCGCCGGTCCGACGCTGGTGTTCCAGACGCTGCCCTTCGCCTTCCAGACGATGCCCGGCGGCGCGCTGTTCGGCTTCCTGTTCTTCGTGCTTATCCTTGTCGCGGCGATCACCAGCTCGATCTCGCTGCTCGAGGTGCCGACAGCCTACGGTATCGGCGAGCGGGGCTGGAGCCGTCCGAAGTCGGCGCTGATTTTCGGCGGCGGGGCCTTCCTGATCGGGATCGCCTGCCTGCTCGGCTACAACGTGTGGGCCGATGTTCGTCCGCTGGGCTTCTGGTCGCTGTTCGAGAACACCGATATTCTCGACACGGTGGACGGGTTCACTGGCAAGGTGATGCTGCCGATTGGCGCGCTGCTGACCTCGATCTTCATTGGCTGGAAGGCGGACGAGAACCTGCTGCGCACCACCACGGGTCTGTCGCCGCTGGCGTTCAACCTGTGGCGCTTCCTCATCGCCTGGCTGTGCCCGATCGCGGTGGCCATCATCCTCGTGACCGGTCTGTTCCCGAGCATCCTGGGTGCCTGA
- a CDS encoding pyridoxamine 5'-phosphate oxidase family protein: MKYTDGNADALKKKFWMTLADSPFVFLELDGQSDTAVPMTAQLDKDADSAIWFFTQKKSDFAKLGKATASFTGKDHDIFARFNGTLAIENSQDRFDQFWNNFVEAWYDGGKDDPDILFLRMDLGDAEIWSGDLGLLNTAKMALGMNVHEDAEERHVESVDL; the protein is encoded by the coding sequence ATGAAATACACTGACGGAAACGCCGACGCTCTCAAGAAGAAGTTCTGGATGACGCTTGCAGATTCGCCCTTCGTGTTCCTCGAGCTGGACGGCCAATCGGACACCGCTGTGCCGATGACCGCGCAGCTCGACAAGGACGCGGACAGCGCGATCTGGTTCTTCACGCAGAAGAAGTCGGATTTCGCCAAGCTGGGCAAGGCAACCGCCAGCTTCACCGGCAAGGACCACGATATCTTCGCGCGCTTCAATGGCACGCTCGCCATCGAAAACAGCCAGGACCGATTCGACCAGTTCTGGAACAACTTCGTGGAAGCCTGGTACGATGGCGGCAAGGATGATCCCGACATCCTGTTCCTGCGCATGGACCTCGGCGATGCCGAGATCTGGAGCGGCGACCTTGGCCTCCTCAACACCGCCAAGATGGCGCTCGGCATGAACGTCCACGAAGACGCCGAAGAACGGCATGTGGAATCGGTCGACCTCTAG
- a CDS encoding DUF6504 family protein, whose translation MDRWRLAMGEGGTALDAGPLVLIADTAHGPRIEAVNRAGSAAGARKGMMLADARTLCPEIATAPSDPAGDLAFLEHLAVWAQRWGPWSALDAPDGLLVDVTAVPHLFGGEERLLADVYEAFARRKLAVRAALAPTAGAAWALAHYGPAGAIVEGETAIERALSDLPVAALRLDQDVLTVLRRLGLKRLGEISVIGRDAIQRRFRNRKSPAANPLIRLDQLLGRVPEPLLPVVPQQMPLVQRRLLEPIRHRQLLDQVVADLAEDMARELEGQGKGARRLELGLWRVDGEVVVRRLEMAAATRDPAHMLRLFAARLDDIDAGFGIEMLRLRASWAEPLALAQGDIEAAAESHGTSLAACVDRLTVRLGPRAVSRPVPFASHIPERAQRWQPPLEPEPASQGQLAFHARPLKLLDSPERIAVLYATPDGYPQRFRWRGEVHEVARVEGPERIAPEWWRERGGARLRDYYRIEDGEGRRYWIYRLGIIGDGRGGAPDWYLQGLCA comes from the coding sequence ATGGATCGCTGGCGCCTGGCCATGGGTGAGGGCGGCACAGCGCTAGACGCAGGCCCGCTGGTGCTAATTGCCGACACGGCGCATGGGCCGCGGATCGAAGCGGTCAACCGTGCAGGATCAGCCGCCGGCGCGCGCAAGGGCATGATGCTGGCCGATGCGCGCACGCTGTGCCCCGAAATCGCCACCGCGCCGAGCGATCCGGCCGGCGACCTCGCTTTCCTCGAACATCTGGCGGTCTGGGCCCAGCGCTGGGGCCCCTGGTCCGCGCTCGATGCGCCCGACGGCCTGCTGGTCGATGTCACCGCCGTGCCGCATCTTTTCGGCGGCGAGGAGCGCCTGCTGGCCGATGTCTACGAGGCTTTCGCGCGCCGCAAGCTGGCCGTACGGGCGGCGCTTGCGCCCACGGCAGGGGCGGCCTGGGCCTTGGCGCATTACGGCCCCGCCGGTGCGATCGTGGAGGGCGAGACGGCGATCGAGCGAGCCCTTTCCGACCTGCCGGTAGCCGCGCTGCGCCTCGACCAGGATGTGCTGACCGTGCTGCGCCGCCTTGGCCTCAAGCGCCTAGGGGAGATTTCGGTCATCGGGCGCGATGCGATCCAGCGCCGCTTCCGCAACCGCAAATCGCCTGCGGCCAATCCGCTGATCCGGCTCGACCAGTTGCTCGGCCGCGTGCCCGAACCGCTGCTGCCGGTCGTCCCCCAGCAGATGCCGCTGGTGCAGCGGCGCCTGCTCGAACCGATCCGCCACCGCCAGTTGCTCGACCAGGTGGTCGCCGATCTCGCCGAGGACATGGCGCGCGAGCTGGAGGGGCAGGGCAAGGGCGCGCGCAGGCTCGAGCTGGGGCTGTGGCGGGTCGATGGCGAAGTGGTGGTGCGCCGCCTCGAAATGGCTGCCGCAACCCGCGATCCGGCGCATATGCTGCGTCTCTTCGCCGCGCGCCTCGACGATATCGACGCCGGTTTCGGGATCGAGATGCTGCGCCTGCGCGCGAGCTGGGCCGAACCGCTTGCCCTGGCGCAGGGCGATATCGAAGCGGCGGCAGAAAGCCACGGGACTTCCTTGGCGGCCTGTGTCGACCGGCTGACCGTGCGCCTTGGTCCCAGGGCTGTCAGCCGCCCCGTGCCCTTCGCAAGCCACATTCCCGAACGCGCGCAGCGCTGGCAGCCCCCGCTGGAGCCCGAGCCTGCCTCGCAAGGGCAGCTGGCGTTTCACGCCCGCCCGCTTAAGCTGCTCGACAGCCCGGAGCGGATCGCAGTGCTCTACGCAACGCCCGACGGCTATCCGCAGCGCTTCCGCTGGCGGGGCGAAGTGCATGAGGTGGCGCGGGTGGAGGGTCCGGAACGGATAGCGCCCGAATGGTGGCGCGAACGGGGCGGGGCGCGGCTGCGCGATTATTACCGGATCGAGGATGGGGAAGGGCGGCGCTACTGGATCTACCGCCTCGGCATTATCGGCGATGGTCGCGGCGGGGCGCCCGACTGGTATCTGCAGGGCCTGTGCGCTTGA
- a CDS encoding phosphoribosyl-AMP cyclohydrolase encodes MKKMIYAVAAGAGALTLAACGETATADAEVATASPITAAEVEAAQQAWGEGIVAIGQTFTEEGDYSARASEHIATHYAYGDDATILFKPTLAAEDQFRETTEEALSYFVGTEGTEDGGFAIAPYTAVRWENNGTVISDAGDMAVAMGNYYFTGTDGNETKVEYSFAYEKDDAGDLKIVLHHSSLPYSAN; translated from the coding sequence ATGAAAAAGATGATTTATGCCGTTGCCGCCGGTGCTGGCGCGCTGACTCTTGCTGCCTGCGGCGAAACCGCCACGGCCGACGCAGAAGTCGCCACCGCCAGCCCGATTACCGCGGCTGAGGTTGAGGCTGCACAGCAGGCATGGGGCGAAGGCATTGTTGCCATCGGCCAGACCTTTACCGAAGAGGGCGATTACAGCGCCCGCGCTTCGGAACACATCGCCACGCACTACGCCTATGGCGATGACGCAACCATCCTCTTCAAGCCGACACTGGCTGCCGAAGACCAGTTCCGCGAAACCACCGAAGAAGCGCTGAGCTACTTCGTGGGCACCGAAGGCACCGAAGACGGCGGTTTCGCGATCGCCCCCTACACGGCGGTGCGCTGGGAGAACAACGGAACCGTGATCAGCGATGCCGGCGACATGGCCGTGGCCATGGGCAACTACTACTTCACCGGCACCGACGGCAACGAGACCAAGGTCGAGTATTCCTTCGCTTACGAGAAGGATGATGCCGGCGACCTCAAGATCGTCCTGCACCACAGCTCGCTGCCTTACAGCGCGAACTGA
- a CDS encoding putative DNA modification/repair radical SAM protein: MAAQTLLQKLEILADAAKYDASCASSGTAKKNSLGGKGIGSTEGMGICHAYAPDGRCISLLKILLTNHCVFDCHYCVNRKSSNVARARFTPQEVVDLTLGFYRRNYIEGLFLSSGIVKSSDHTMEQIVEVARILREEHDFRGYIHLKTIPEADPEIVHRAGLYADRVSINVELPTDSGLTRLAPDKDARQIEGAMGKVKADLIEAKDARKRFRHAPRFAPAGQSTQMIVGADAATDADIVGKASRLYDNFRLRRVYYSAFSPIPDASAVLPLKRPPLIREHRLYQSDWLMRFYGYKPADVMQATEADGNLPLDIDPKLAWALKFREAFPVDVNRASKEQLLRVPGLGVKAVGKILASRRHRALRLDDVARLTQSITKVRPFICAVDWRPVTLTDRADLRSLLAPKAEQLELFAA, from the coding sequence ATGGCCGCGCAGACCCTCCTCCAGAAGCTTGAGATTCTCGCTGATGCCGCGAAGTATGACGCTTCGTGTGCGTCCTCCGGCACGGCGAAGAAGAACAGTCTCGGGGGGAAGGGCATCGGCTCGACCGAGGGGATGGGCATCTGCCACGCCTATGCGCCCGATGGCCGGTGCATCTCGCTCCTGAAGATCCTGCTGACCAACCACTGCGTCTTCGACTGTCACTACTGCGTCAATCGCAAGAGCTCGAATGTGGCGCGTGCGCGCTTCACCCCGCAAGAGGTAGTGGACCTCACGCTCGGCTTTTATCGGCGCAATTATATCGAGGGGCTGTTCCTCTCATCGGGGATCGTCAAAAGCTCCGACCATACGATGGAACAGATCGTAGAAGTGGCGCGCATCCTGCGGGAAGAACACGATTTTCGTGGCTACATCCATCTGAAGACCATCCCCGAGGCCGATCCGGAAATCGTCCACCGTGCAGGGCTTTATGCCGACCGTGTGTCGATCAACGTCGAGCTGCCGACCGACAGCGGCCTTACCCGCCTCGCGCCGGACAAGGACGCGCGCCAGATCGAAGGCGCGATGGGCAAGGTGAAGGCCGACCTCATCGAAGCCAAGGATGCGCGCAAGCGTTTCCGTCACGCGCCGCGCTTTGCCCCTGCCGGCCAGTCGACGCAGATGATCGTGGGTGCCGATGCGGCCACCGATGCGGATATCGTGGGCAAGGCAAGCCGGCTCTACGACAATTTCCGCCTTCGCCGCGTCTATTACAGCGCCTTCAGCCCGATCCCCGATGCGAGCGCGGTTCTGCCGCTCAAGCGCCCGCCGCTGATCCGCGAACACCGGCTCTACCAGTCCGACTGGCTGATGCGCTTTTACGGCTACAAACCCGCCGATGTGATGCAGGCGACCGAGGCGGACGGGAACCTGCCGCTCGATATCGATCCCAAGCTCGCCTGGGCGCTGAAATTCCGCGAGGCCTTTCCGGTCGATGTGAACCGCGCGAGCAAGGAACAGTTGCTGCGCGTTCCGGGGCTGGGCGTGAAGGCAGTGGGCAAGATCCTTGCCAGTCGTCGCCACCGGGCCTTGCGCCTAGACGATGTGGCGCGGCTGACCCAGTCGATCACCAAGGTGCGGCCCTTCATCTGCGCTGTCGACTGGCGACCGGTCACGCTGACCGATCGCGCCGACTTGCGCAGCCTACTCGCACCCAAGGCGGAGCAGTTGGAGCTGTTCGCCGCATGA
- a CDS encoding UdgX family uracil-DNA binding protein (This protein belongs to the uracil DNA glycosylase superfamily, members of which act in excision repair of DNA. However, it belongs more specifically to UdgX branch, whose founding member was found to bind uracil in DNA (where it does not belong), without cleaving it, appears to promote DNA repair by a pathway involving RecA, rather than base excision.) yields MTALQHVKLGAYYTVHLPEPDDFDFWRERARGLVQCDVPPDRIAWLEPGGSGDLFASGAPSQGERRLPVPSADARPVRASKRFVSLARNAILHSDAQRFSLLYRLLWRLQANPRIMEDKADRDVRQVEELAKNVRRDSHKMHAFVRFRLVEDEALGEHYVAWFEPDHHILRANAGFFMRRFSNMRWSILTPRGSLHWDGTTMAEGPPAQRSDAPGGDPMEDLWRRYYASIFNPARLKVDAMLKEMPKKYWKNMPEAALIPELIAGAQGREAHMVEKGALAFEERPGTLDAIDKAIHACRKCPIGTLDNHAVMGEGPRDAALMIVGEQPGDQEDVAGRPFVGPAGQLLDAHLEAAGIDRRAAYVTNAVKHFKYVQRGKRRLHQNPGAKEIDTCRWWLESERALVRPKLVLAMGASAARGVLGKTVSVAKVRGQAIPLEDGSELWVTVHPSYLLRLDGPAREEQARLFAADLAAVKERLAELAG; encoded by the coding sequence ATGACCGCGCTTCAGCACGTAAAGCTCGGCGCCTATTACACGGTCCACCTGCCCGAGCCGGACGACTTCGATTTCTGGCGCGAACGGGCGCGCGGGCTCGTGCAATGCGATGTGCCGCCCGACCGGATCGCCTGGCTCGAACCGGGTGGCAGCGGCGATTTGTTTGCCTCTGGCGCGCCATCGCAAGGCGAGCGCCGCCTGCCCGTGCCGTCCGCCGATGCGCGGCCCGTGCGCGCCAGCAAGCGCTTCGTGAGCCTTGCGCGCAACGCCATCCTCCATTCCGACGCGCAGCGGTTTTCCCTGCTCTACCGCCTTCTCTGGCGCTTGCAGGCCAATCCGCGGATCATGGAGGACAAGGCCGACCGCGATGTGCGGCAGGTGGAAGAGCTGGCCAAGAACGTGCGGCGCGACAGCCACAAGATGCACGCCTTCGTGCGCTTCCGCCTCGTCGAGGATGAGGCCTTGGGCGAACATTACGTCGCCTGGTTCGAGCCCGACCACCACATCCTGCGCGCCAATGCGGGCTTTTTCATGCGGCGCTTTTCCAACATGCGCTGGTCGATCCTGACCCCGCGCGGTTCGCTCCACTGGGATGGCACAACCATGGCGGAAGGCCCGCCAGCCCAGCGCTCGGACGCGCCGGGAGGCGATCCGATGGAAGACCTGTGGCGCCGCTACTACGCCTCGATCTTCAATCCCGCACGGCTGAAGGTCGATGCGATGCTGAAGGAGATGCCGAAGAAATACTGGAAGAACATGCCCGAGGCCGCGCTGATCCCCGAGCTGATCGCGGGCGCGCAGGGGCGCGAGGCGCATATGGTCGAGAAGGGTGCGCTCGCCTTCGAGGAGCGGCCCGGCACGCTGGATGCGATCGACAAGGCCATCCACGCCTGCCGCAAATGCCCCATCGGAACTCTCGATAACCACGCCGTCATGGGCGAGGGGCCGCGCGATGCCGCGCTGATGATCGTCGGCGAACAGCCGGGCGACCAGGAAGACGTTGCCGGCCGGCCGTTCGTGGGGCCTGCCGGGCAGCTGCTCGACGCGCATCTCGAAGCAGCCGGGATCGACCGGCGCGCGGCCTATGTCACCAATGCGGTGAAGCATTTCAAATATGTTCAGCGCGGCAAGCGGCGGCTCCACCAGAACCCGGGTGCCAAGGAAATCGACACCTGCCGCTGGTGGCTCGAAAGCGAACGCGCGCTCGTGAGGCCGAAGCTGGTGCTCGCCATGGGTGCGAGCGCGGCGCGCGGGGTGCTCGGCAAGACGGTGAGCGTGGCGAAGGTTCGCGGACAGGCCATTCCCTTGGAAGACGGCAGCGAGTTGTGGGTCACCGTGCACCCCTCCTACCTGCTGCGCCTCGACGGGCCAGCGCGCGAGGAACAGGCGCGGCTGTTCGCGGCCGACCTTGCCGCAGTGAAGGAGCGGCTCGCGGAACTGGCCGGATAG
- a CDS encoding error-prone DNA polymerase, which yields MPENDLQIPRRTVELDPDSLTPPPRSPFVELGLVSCFSFLRGASDAVDLVLQARALGYDAIGIADANTMAGVVRIHTEAKTLKLKPLIGCRIETVEGLDFLAYPRDRAAYGRVCRLISAGRMQTLEGEWQDKGACDISLEMVAAHAEGVQLILLPPRDLEQEFTVPAWGSNVVGLGGEAVQDRICAPFADILPNLAAGLPSLRHIAAAYLYTDSDIARIERLDALARANGLSILATNDVHYATPDRRPLQDVMTAIRHKTTVAAAGHRLHGNGERYLKPPETLVKLFERWPHAIAATRSVADACDFSLDELQYEYPEEIYPDGLGPQQFLEQETWKGAEWRYPAGLPDSVRQTLERELALIGKLDLARYFLTIKDIVDYARGVDPPILCQGRGSAANSAVCYCLGITSVDPAKHALLFDRFISEERKEPPDIDVDFEHERREEVIQYIYRKYGRHRAGLCATVIHYRPRMAIREVGKAMGLTEDVTAALAKTVWGGWGREISEAHAAETGMDVTDPHLRRVLKLTEQMIGMPRHLSQHVGGFILTEGALTETVPIGNGAMPERTFIEWDKDDIEALGILKVDVLALGMLTCIRKCLDLLDDHHNRPLSLATVPREDPETYAMLRKGDSLGVFQVESRAQMNMLPRLRPREFYDLVIQVAIVRPGPIQGDMVHPYLKRRRGAEQVVIPAPSPEYGPPDELSSILERTLGVPIFQEQAMKIALDAAKFSSREANRLRKAMATFRSRGMVDELQDMMVERMVTRGYDRDFAERCFNQIRGFGEYGFPESHAASFAHLVYVSSWLKCHFPAAFACALLNSQPMGFYAPAQIVRDAREHGVTVLPADVNLSQWDCTLEEVASPAGARRDGEHGRLDGHIALRLGLRQVDGLPEAVAARLIAAREDGGRYADVTALKDRARIGPAHIERLASADCFASMQLSRRQALWDARSIVGGPDLPLFAAAAARDEGAERAQTQLPRMPLSEEVVADYQTTRLSLKAHPMAFLRASLAERGFVRACDLRKRKFRSMVHVAGVVLIRQRPGSAKGVCFITLEDETGVINLVVWPDLKEKQRRVVMGSRLMEVRGRVEYDDEVIHVIAHHMTDATDRLYALSDDMLNAPVARADHVTSPLPAKFNPRDNLREGKDDPYKPVEPWEEPPPGNRECGYRGGHPRDVRIIPPSRDFH from the coding sequence ATGCCCGAAAACGATCTCCAGATACCCCGCCGCACGGTCGAGCTCGATCCCGACAGCCTGACGCCCCCGCCGCGCTCGCCCTTTGTCGAGCTGGGCCTGGTCTCCTGCTTCAGCTTCCTGCGCGGCGCTTCCGATGCGGTCGATCTGGTGCTGCAGGCCCGGGCGCTGGGCTATGATGCGATCGGGATTGCCGATGCCAACACCATGGCCGGGGTCGTTCGCATCCATACCGAGGCAAAAACGCTTAAATTAAAGCCCCTTATCGGCTGCCGGATAGAAACGGTCGAAGGCCTCGATTTCCTCGCCTATCCCCGCGATCGCGCTGCCTATGGCCGGGTTTGCCGGCTGATCTCTGCAGGGAGGATGCAGACGCTCGAAGGCGAATGGCAGGACAAGGGCGCGTGCGATATCTCGCTGGAGATGGTGGCCGCGCATGCCGAGGGGGTGCAGCTGATCCTGCTGCCGCCGCGCGATCTTGAGCAGGAATTCACGGTCCCGGCCTGGGGCAGTAACGTGGTCGGCCTGGGCGGCGAAGCGGTACAGGACCGGATCTGCGCTCCCTTTGCCGATATCCTGCCCAACCTCGCTGCCGGCCTGCCGAGCCTTCGCCATATCGCCGCCGCCTATCTCTACACCGACAGCGACATTGCCCGGATCGAGCGGCTCGACGCGCTCGCCCGCGCGAACGGCCTGTCGATCCTTGCTACCAACGATGTGCATTACGCCACGCCCGATCGGCGGCCGCTGCAGGACGTGATGACCGCGATCCGGCACAAGACCACGGTTGCCGCGGCCGGGCACCGGCTCCACGGCAATGGCGAACGCTACCTCAAGCCGCCGGAAACGCTGGTAAAGCTGTTCGAGCGCTGGCCGCACGCCATCGCCGCGACGCGCAGCGTTGCCGATGCCTGCGACTTCAGCCTCGACGAACTGCAGTACGAATACCCGGAAGAGATCTACCCCGACGGCCTCGGACCGCAGCAATTCCTCGAACAGGAAACCTGGAAAGGAGCCGAGTGGCGCTATCCGGCGGGCCTGCCCGACAGCGTGCGCCAGACGCTGGAGCGTGAGCTGGCGCTGATCGGCAAGCTCGACCTGGCGCGCTACTTCCTCACCATCAAGGACATCGTCGACTACGCGCGCGGGGTCGATCCGCCGATCCTGTGCCAGGGGCGCGGCAGCGCGGCCAATTCGGCCGTGTGCTACTGCCTCGGCATCACGAGCGTCGACCCGGCCAAGCACGCGCTGCTGTTCGACCGCTTCATCTCCGAAGAGCGCAAGGAGCCGCCCGATATCGACGTCGATTTCGAGCACGAGCGGCGCGAGGAGGTGATCCAGTACATCTATCGCAAGTACGGCCGCCACCGGGCAGGGCTCTGCGCCACCGTGATCCATTACCGCCCGCGCATGGCGATCCGCGAGGTCGGCAAGGCCATGGGGCTGACCGAGGATGTCACTGCCGCGCTTGCGAAGACCGTATGGGGCGGTTGGGGTCGCGAGATCAGCGAAGCGCATGCTGCCGAAACGGGCATGGATGTGACCGATCCGCATTTGCGGCGCGTTCTGAAACTCACCGAGCAAATGATTGGTATGCCGCGTCATTTGTCGCAGCATGTCGGCGGTTTCATCCTCACCGAAGGCGCGCTGACCGAGACCGTGCCGATCGGCAACGGCGCCATGCCCGAACGCACCTTCATCGAATGGGACAAGGACGATATCGAGGCGCTGGGCATCCTCAAGGTGGATGTGCTAGCGCTGGGGATGCTGACCTGCATCCGCAAGTGCCTCGACCTGCTCGACGATCACCACAACCGCCCGCTGAGCCTGGCGACGGTCCCGCGCGAGGACCCGGAAACCTACGCCATGCTGCGCAAGGGGGACTCGCTTGGCGTGTTCCAGGTCGAAAGCCGCGCACAGATGAACATGCTCCCGCGCCTGCGCCCGCGCGAATTCTACGACCTCGTCATCCAGGTCGCCATCGTGCGCCCAGGGCCGATCCAGGGCGACATGGTCCACCCTTATCTGAAGCGCCGCCGCGGGGCGGAGCAGGTCGTCATTCCTGCACCGAGCCCCGAATACGGCCCGCCCGACGAGCTCTCCAGCATTCTCGAGCGCACGCTGGGCGTGCCGATCTTCCAGGAACAGGCGATGAAGATCGCGCTCGATGCGGCGAAGTTCTCCTCGCGCGAAGCCAACCGGCTGCGCAAGGCCATGGCGACCTTCCGCAGCCGCGGCATGGTCGACGAGCTGCAGGACATGATGGTCGAGCGCATGGTCACACGCGGTTACGACCGCGATTTTGCCGAGCGCTGCTTCAACCAGATCCGCGGCTTCGGGGAATACGGCTTTCCCGAAAGCCACGCGGCCAGCTTTGCGCATCTGGTCTATGTGTCGAGCTGGCTGAAATGCCATTTCCCGGCGGCCTTCGCCTGCGCGCTGCTCAATTCGCAGCCCATGGGTTTCTACGCGCCGGCGCAGATCGTGCGCGACGCGCGCGAGCATGGCGTCACGGTGCTGCCCGCCGACGTCAACCTGTCGCAGTGGGATTGCACGCTGGAAGAGGTGGCGTCGCCTGCCGGGGCCCGCCGTGACGGCGAACACGGGCGGCTCGACGGGCATATCGCCCTGCGCCTGGGCCTGCGCCAGGTGGACGGCTTGCCGGAGGCCGTGGCGGCACGGTTGATTGCGGCGCGTGAGGATGGCGGGCGCTACGCTGACGTCACGGCGCTGAAGGACCGTGCCCGCATTGGGCCGGCGCATATCGAAAGGCTGGCGAGCGCGGACTGCTTTGCCTCGATGCAGCTGTCGCGGCGTCAGGCCTTGTGGGATGCGCGCAGCATCGTCGGCGGGCCGGACCTGCCGCTTTTCGCCGCTGCGGCCGCGCGCGATGAAGGGGCGGAGCGTGCGCAGACCCAGCTGCCGCGGATGCCGCTGTCCGAAGAGGTGGTGGCCGATTACCAGACCACGCGCCTCAGCCTGAAGGCGCATCCCATGGCCTTCCTGCGCGCGAGCCTTGCCGAACGCGGCTTCGTGCGCGCCTGCGACCTGCGCAAGCGCAAGTTCCGCTCCATGGTGCATGTTGCCGGCGTGGTGCTGATCCGCCAGCGACCGGGCAGCGCGAAGGGCGTGTGCTTCATCACGCTGGAAGACGAGACCGGGGTGATCAACCTCGTCGTCTGGCCAGACCTCAAGGAAAAGCAGCGCCGGGTGGTAATGGGTTCGCGCCTGATGGAGGTGCGCGGGCGCGTCGAATACGACGACGAGGTGATCCATGTCATCGCGCACCACATGACCGACGCGACCGACCGGCTTTATGCCCTGTCGGACGACATGCTGAACGCACCGGTTGCGCGCGCCGACCATGTGACCTCGCCGCTTCCGGCCAAGTTCAATCCACGTGATAATCTGCGCGAGGGCAAGGACGATCCCTACAAGCCTGTCGAGCCGTGGGAGGAGCCGCCCCCGGGCAACCGCGAATGCGGCTATCGCGGCGGGCACCCGCGCGATGTGCGCATCATTCCCCCCAGCCGCGACTTCCACTAG